The Streptomyces europaeiscabiei genome window below encodes:
- a CDS encoding MFS transporter, which translates to MDTTKSSAGDDTAPEDDPPTPPRRGRRRWAMDTRPLRRPAYRRLWSSTIVTAVGSQLTAVAVPKQIYDITGSSAWVGYASLAGLLPLVVFALWGGAVADSVDRRTLLLVTNTGIAVTSVLFWIQAVTGLESVWTLMALLALQQAFFGLNSPARNASVARLVPADELAAAAALGSTVMQLGLVAGPLLAGALIPVIGLAELYLIDAVALCITLWAVHKLPSLPPLDTTTTRRAGWREVLAGFRYIALHKVLLLSFLADIIAMVLGMPRALFPQLADTTYAPYGEGLALGLLFAAIPIGAVVGGLMSGTFSRSHRHGLMVVVAVTAWGAAITGFGLSTSLWIAVLFLAAAGVADMVSMIFRGAILLSAATDEMRGRMQGVFTVVVAGGPRLADVLHGTAGAAFGARTAVVGGGLLVIAAMLLLATVTPALRRYRI; encoded by the coding sequence GTGGACACCACCAAGAGCAGCGCAGGCGACGACACCGCACCGGAGGACGACCCGCCGACGCCACCCCGCCGGGGCCGGCGCCGCTGGGCGATGGACACCCGCCCCCTGCGCCGCCCCGCCTACCGGCGCCTGTGGTCCTCGACCATCGTCACGGCCGTCGGCAGCCAGCTGACCGCCGTCGCCGTACCCAAGCAGATCTACGACATCACCGGCTCCTCCGCCTGGGTCGGCTACGCGAGCCTCGCCGGGCTGCTGCCCCTGGTGGTCTTCGCGCTGTGGGGCGGCGCGGTCGCCGACAGCGTGGACCGCCGCACCCTGCTGCTCGTCACCAACACCGGCATCGCCGTCACCTCGGTGCTGTTCTGGATCCAGGCCGTCACCGGACTGGAATCCGTGTGGACCCTGATGGCGCTGCTCGCCCTCCAGCAGGCGTTCTTCGGCCTCAACTCACCCGCCCGCAACGCCTCCGTGGCCCGACTGGTCCCCGCCGACGAACTGGCGGCGGCCGCCGCCCTCGGCTCGACCGTGATGCAACTCGGCCTGGTGGCCGGGCCGTTGCTCGCCGGAGCCCTCATCCCGGTCATCGGCCTGGCCGAGCTGTACCTGATCGACGCGGTGGCCCTCTGCATCACCCTCTGGGCGGTCCACAAGCTGCCCTCCCTGCCTCCCCTGGACACCACGACCACCAGGCGGGCCGGCTGGCGGGAGGTGCTCGCGGGCTTCCGCTACATCGCCCTGCACAAGGTGCTTCTGCTGTCCTTCCTCGCCGACATCATCGCGATGGTCCTGGGCATGCCGCGCGCCCTCTTCCCGCAGCTGGCCGACACCACGTACGCGCCCTACGGCGAAGGCCTCGCACTCGGTCTGCTGTTCGCAGCGATCCCCATCGGCGCCGTCGTCGGCGGCCTGATGTCGGGGACCTTCTCTCGCTCCCACCGGCACGGACTCATGGTCGTCGTGGCCGTCACGGCCTGGGGCGCGGCCATCACTGGCTTCGGGCTGAGCACCAGTCTCTGGATCGCCGTGCTGTTCCTCGCCGCCGCCGGTGTCGCGGACATGGTCTCCATGATCTTCCGCGGTGCCATCCTGCTGTCCGCCGCCACCGACGAGATGCGCGGCCGGATGCAGGGCGTCTTCACCGTGGTCGTGGCCGGCGGGCCCCGCCTCGCCGACGTCCTGCACGGCACCGCCGGCGCCGCCTTCGGCGCCCGTACGGCCGTCGTCGGCGGCGGACTGCTCGTCATCGCCGCGATGCTGCTCCTCGCGACGGTGACACCGGCACTGCGGCGTTACCGGATCTGA
- a CDS encoding LysE/ArgO family amino acid transporter produces MTALAAGFGTGLSLIVAIGAQNAFVLRQGLHRDAVLPVVAICALSDAVLIALGVAGIGAVVVAWPGALKAVALVGGGFLLVYGALAARRVLRPGDDALRTESGSAGSRRRAVLTCLALTWLNPHVYLDTVFLLGSIASDRGPLRWTFGLGAVLASLCWFAALGFGARLLSRFLARPAAWRVLDGLVAVTMLALGGMLIAGA; encoded by the coding sequence ATGACCGCCCTCGCCGCCGGATTCGGCACCGGCCTCTCCCTCATCGTCGCCATCGGCGCCCAGAACGCCTTCGTCCTGCGCCAGGGACTGCACCGCGACGCCGTGCTCCCGGTCGTGGCCATCTGTGCCCTCTCCGACGCCGTGCTGATCGCCCTCGGCGTCGCCGGGATCGGCGCGGTGGTGGTCGCCTGGCCCGGCGCGCTGAAGGCGGTCGCCCTGGTCGGCGGCGGCTTCCTCCTGGTCTACGGAGCCCTGGCCGCCCGCCGTGTCCTGCGGCCCGGAGACGACGCGCTGCGCACGGAGAGCGGGTCGGCGGGCTCGCGCCGCCGGGCCGTCCTCACCTGTCTGGCACTGACCTGGCTCAACCCGCACGTCTACCTCGACACCGTGTTCCTGCTCGGCTCCATCGCCTCCGACCGCGGACCCCTGCGCTGGACCTTCGGCCTGGGCGCGGTCCTCGCCAGCCTGTGCTGGTTCGCGGCCCTCGGCTTCGGAGCCCGGCTGCTCAGCCGCTTCCTGGCCCGCCCGGCGGCCTGGCGGGTCCTCGACGGCCTGGTCGCGGTGACGATGCTCGCGCTCGGCGGGATGCTGATCGCCGGAGCGTGA
- a CDS encoding LysR family transcriptional regulator ArgP, which yields MMSQLPLDLVRTLLTVVDEGTFDAAAGALHVTPSAVSQRVKALEQRVGRVLLVREKPVRPTESGEVIVRFARQLARLEHDAHAALGMRGAGESTRVSIAVNADSLATWFLPALTRVPEDLRPCYELLREDEQHTARLLREGLVMAAVTSAPDAVAGCSVRPLGRMRYVPCAAPAFAERWLGTGSGVRLKDVIVDAPVVFFDRRDEFQDAFVRRLTRGRPASTRRHYVPTSEGFADAVAAGMGWGMVPAAQAGRLLDAGRLVNLAPERTVDAPLFWQQWKLDSPALTAVADAVAAEAAEALDP from the coding sequence ATGATGTCCCAGCTTCCGCTCGATCTGGTGCGCACCCTGCTCACGGTGGTGGACGAGGGCACGTTCGACGCGGCGGCCGGTGCTCTGCATGTGACGCCGTCGGCGGTCAGCCAGCGGGTCAAGGCGCTGGAGCAGCGGGTCGGCCGGGTCCTGCTGGTCCGTGAGAAGCCGGTGCGGCCGACCGAGTCCGGCGAGGTGATCGTCCGGTTCGCGCGCCAGCTGGCCCGCCTAGAACACGACGCGCACGCCGCACTGGGCATGAGGGGAGCCGGGGAGAGCACGCGCGTGTCGATCGCGGTGAACGCCGACTCGCTGGCCACCTGGTTCCTGCCCGCCCTCACCCGGGTGCCCGAGGATCTGCGCCCCTGTTACGAGCTGCTCCGCGAGGACGAGCAGCACACGGCCCGGCTGCTGCGCGAGGGCCTGGTGATGGCCGCGGTCACCTCGGCACCGGACGCCGTGGCCGGCTGCTCGGTCCGGCCGCTCGGCCGGATGCGGTACGTGCCCTGTGCCGCTCCCGCCTTCGCCGAGCGGTGGCTCGGCACCGGATCGGGTGTGCGACTGAAGGACGTGATCGTCGACGCGCCGGTCGTGTTCTTCGACCGGCGGGACGAGTTCCAGGACGCCTTCGTCCGGCGGCTGACGCGGGGCCGTCCGGCAAGTACCCGACGGCACTACGTGCCGACGTCGGAAGGCTTCGCCGACGCCGTGGCCGCCGGGATGGGCTGGGGCATGGTGCCCGCCGCGCAGGCCGGGCGGCTGCTCGACGCCGGACGGCTCGTCAACCTGGCGCCGGAGCGGACCGTGGACGCCCCGCTGTTCTGGCAGCAGTGGAAGCTCGACTCCCCCGCGCTGACGGCCGTGGCGGACGCGGTCGCCGCCGAGGCCGCCGAGGCGCTCGACCCTTGA
- a CDS encoding NUDIX domain-containing protein, with translation MTNKIGVDLPDRRGRTGLDRTGRNLTGNPRVRVRDVQLLSSHWYVERTTTFDFQRADGTWSTQERETHDRGNGATVLLYDAERETVLLTRQFRYPVYVNGHPDGMLIETPGGLLDEEDEHPEIAVRREVVEETGHTIGEIQHVFDIYMSPGSVTERVSFYAASYGPSTRTHEGGGLDEEGEDIELVELSFRRALEMIRGGEIADAKTIMLLQWAALEGPFAAGGRV, from the coding sequence ATGACCAACAAGATCGGCGTCGACCTCCCGGACCGCCGGGGCCGCACCGGGCTCGACCGCACCGGCCGGAACCTCACCGGCAACCCGCGCGTCAGGGTGCGGGACGTGCAACTCCTGTCCAGTCACTGGTACGTGGAGCGCACCACGACCTTCGACTTCCAGCGCGCCGACGGCACCTGGAGCACGCAGGAGCGCGAGACGCACGACCGGGGCAACGGCGCCACCGTCCTCCTCTACGACGCCGAACGCGAAACCGTGCTGCTCACCCGGCAGTTCCGCTACCCGGTGTATGTCAACGGCCACCCCGACGGGATGCTCATCGAGACACCGGGCGGCCTCCTCGACGAGGAGGACGAGCATCCCGAGATCGCCGTGCGGCGCGAGGTCGTCGAGGAGACCGGCCACACCATCGGCGAGATCCAGCACGTCTTCGACATCTACATGAGCCCCGGCTCGGTCACCGAACGCGTCAGCTTCTACGCCGCCTCGTACGGCCCGTCGACCCGCACCCACGAGGGCGGCGGCCTCGACGAGGAGGGTGAGGACATCGAACTCGTCGAACTTTCCTTCCGCCGGGCCCTGGAAATGATCCGCGGCGGCGAGATCGCCGACGCCAAGACCATCATGCTGCTCCAGTGGGCGGCCCTGGAGGGGCCGTTCGCCGCCGGAGGCAGGGTGTAG
- a CDS encoding AIM24 family protein has protein sequence MKSDLFSNENMVQPAYAPGMSVQNAKSIKYAVNGEMLARQGAMIAYRGNLQFERKGQGVGGMLKRAVTGEGLPLMAVRGQGEAWFAHEAQNCFVVDIEPGDVFTVNGRNVLCFDASLSYEIKTVKGAGMTGGGLFNSVFTGQGKLGLVCDGNPLVIPVSPQQPVFVDTDAVVGWTAHLNTSLHRSQSFGSMMRGGSGEAVQLKLEGEGFVVVRPSELTPQKAQQH, from the coding sequence ATGAAGAGTGATCTTTTCTCCAACGAGAACATGGTCCAGCCGGCGTACGCGCCGGGGATGAGCGTGCAGAACGCCAAGTCCATCAAGTACGCCGTCAACGGCGAGATGCTCGCGCGGCAGGGCGCGATGATCGCCTACCGGGGGAACCTGCAGTTCGAACGCAAGGGCCAGGGCGTGGGCGGCATGCTCAAGCGCGCGGTCACCGGGGAGGGGCTGCCGCTGATGGCGGTGCGCGGTCAGGGCGAGGCCTGGTTCGCGCACGAGGCGCAGAACTGTTTCGTCGTCGACATCGAGCCGGGTGACGTGTTCACCGTCAACGGCCGCAACGTGCTCTGTTTCGACGCCTCGCTGTCGTACGAGATCAAGACCGTGAAGGGCGCCGGCATGACCGGCGGCGGGCTGTTCAACAGCGTGTTCACCGGACAGGGGAAGCTCGGGCTCGTCTGCGACGGCAATCCGCTGGTCATCCCGGTCTCGCCGCAGCAGCCCGTGTTCGTCGACACGGACGCGGTCGTGGGCTGGACCGCGCACCTCAACACCTCGCTGCACCGCTCCCAGTCCTTCGGCTCGATGATGCGCGGCGGCTCCGGCGAGGCCGTGCAGCTGAAGCTGGAGGGCGAGGGCTTCGTGGTCGTACGGCCGAGCGAGCTGACGCCTCAGAAGGCCCAGCAGCACTGA
- a CDS encoding alpha-ketoglutarate-dependent dioxygenase AlkB — protein MAMHLQGSLFDQSDDLRLGSLDGLRRRELGAGAWVDVLPGWLCGADALFTRLAGEVPWKAERRQMYEQVVDVPRLLAFYGAEDALPDPVLDEAREALSTHYGSELGEPFATAGLCFYRDGRDSVAWHGDRIGRGAREDTMVAILSVGDPRDLALRPHGGGRTVRLPQGHGDLIVMGGSCQRTWDHAVPKSTRAVGPRISVQFRPEGVR, from the coding sequence ATGGCCATGCACCTCCAGGGCTCCCTCTTCGACCAGTCCGACGATCTCCGCCTCGGCTCCCTGGACGGCCTGCGCCGACGGGAGCTGGGCGCCGGGGCCTGGGTCGATGTGCTGCCCGGGTGGCTCTGCGGGGCCGACGCGCTGTTCACACGGCTCGCCGGGGAGGTGCCCTGGAAGGCGGAGCGACGGCAGATGTACGAGCAGGTCGTGGACGTGCCACGCCTGCTCGCCTTCTACGGCGCCGAGGACGCCCTCCCGGACCCCGTCCTGGACGAGGCCCGGGAGGCGCTCTCCACGCACTACGGCTCCGAGCTGGGTGAGCCGTTCGCCACGGCGGGGCTGTGCTTCTACCGCGACGGCCGGGACAGCGTGGCCTGGCACGGCGACCGGATCGGGCGGGGCGCCCGGGAGGACACGATGGTGGCCATCCTGTCCGTGGGCGATCCCCGCGATCTGGCCCTGCGCCCGCACGGCGGCGGGAGGACTGTGCGGTTGCCGCAGGGGCACGGCGACCTGATCGTGATGGGCGGATCCTGCCAGCGCACCTGGGACCACGCGGTCCCCAAGTCGACGCGGGCGGTGGGGCCGCGCATCAGCGTCCAGTTCCGGCCTGAGGGTGTGCGCTAG
- a CDS encoding FAD-dependent monooxygenase: MKIACVGGGPASLYFSILMKRQDPSHDITVHERNPAGSTYGWGVTYWSELLDKLREKDPETALAISENSVNWNSGVAHVRDRTTVQPGDDGFGIGRRRLLELLAERARALGVRVEYEDGITADDLPDADLVVAGDGVNSTVRERYADRFGSDVTLGRNTYIWLGTSKVYDAFTFSFQETEHGWIWAYAYPFSDEQSTCVIECSPRTLNGLGLDRLGEADGLALLEKLFADILDGHPLLGRAQDDGTAQWLNFRTLTNRAWHHGNLVLLGDAAHTTHYSIGAGTTLALEDAICLAEALGAHPERQTALAVYERRRKSELLRLQSAARHSAQWYENIHRYIDLPPEQMFALLGQRHSPLLPYVPPQLYYRLDRAAGRLEALRRLKRWLGPKLARSSQARALADADRR; the protein is encoded by the coding sequence GTGAAGATCGCGTGCGTCGGCGGCGGACCCGCAAGCCTGTACTTCTCGATCCTGATGAAGCGGCAGGACCCGTCCCACGACATCACCGTCCATGAACGGAACCCGGCAGGATCGACGTACGGCTGGGGCGTGACCTACTGGTCCGAGCTGCTGGACAAACTCCGGGAGAAGGACCCCGAGACGGCCCTCGCCATCAGCGAGAACTCCGTCAACTGGAACAGCGGGGTGGCCCACGTCCGCGACCGTACGACGGTCCAGCCCGGCGACGACGGCTTCGGCATCGGCCGGCGCCGCCTGCTCGAACTGCTCGCCGAACGGGCGCGGGCCCTCGGTGTCCGCGTCGAGTACGAGGACGGGATCACGGCCGACGACCTGCCGGACGCCGATCTCGTCGTCGCCGGCGACGGCGTCAACAGCACGGTGCGCGAGAGGTACGCCGACCGCTTCGGCAGCGACGTCACGCTCGGCCGCAACACCTACATCTGGCTCGGCACCAGCAAGGTCTACGACGCCTTCACGTTCTCCTTCCAGGAGACCGAGCACGGCTGGATCTGGGCCTACGCCTACCCCTTCAGCGACGAGCAGAGCACCTGCGTCATCGAGTGCTCCCCCCGGACGCTGAACGGCCTGGGCCTGGACCGCCTGGGCGAGGCGGACGGACTGGCCCTGCTGGAGAAGCTCTTCGCCGACATCCTGGACGGCCACCCCCTCCTGGGCCGGGCCCAGGACGACGGCACCGCCCAGTGGCTCAACTTCCGCACCCTGACCAACCGCGCCTGGCACCACGGCAACCTCGTCCTGCTCGGCGACGCCGCCCACACCACGCACTACTCCATCGGCGCCGGCACCACCCTCGCCCTGGAGGACGCCATCTGCCTGGCCGAAGCCCTCGGCGCCCACCCCGAAAGGCAGACCGCGCTCGCCGTGTACGAGCGACGGCGCAAGTCCGAGCTGCTGCGGCTGCAGAGCGCCGCCCGGCACAGCGCCCAGTGGTACGAGAACATCCACCGGTACATCGACCTGCCCCCGGAGCAGATGTTCGCGCTCCTGGGTCAGCGGCACTCCCCGCTGCTGCCCTATGTGCCGCCGCAGCTGTACTACCGACTCGACCGCGCGGCCGGCCGCCTGGAGGCGCTGCGCCGCCTCAAGCGCTGGCTGGGCCCGAAGCTGGCCCGGTCGTCGCAGGCGCGTGCCCTCGCCGACGCCGACCGGAGGTAG
- the melC1 gene encoding apotyrosinase chaperone MelC1, which translates to MPDISRRHALGAAAALAVTVGAPLTAAVADDHGGHLDPRAPQAFDEVYRGRRIQGHATDGGGHHHGAGYAVFVDGAELHVMRNADGSWISVVSHYSPVPTPRAAARAAVDELQGARLVPFN; encoded by the coding sequence ATGCCCGACATCTCCCGCCGCCATGCCCTCGGCGCCGCGGCCGCCCTCGCCGTGACCGTCGGCGCCCCGCTCACCGCCGCCGTCGCGGACGACCACGGCGGCCACCTGGACCCGCGGGCCCCCCAGGCCTTCGACGAGGTCTACCGAGGCCGCCGGATACAGGGGCACGCCACCGACGGCGGCGGTCACCATCACGGCGCCGGGTACGCCGTGTTCGTCGACGGGGCCGAGCTGCACGTGATGCGGAACGCCGACGGCAGCTGGATCAGCGTCGTCAGCCACTACTCCCCCGTACCGACCCCGCGCGCCGCCGCCCGCGCCGCGGTCGACGAGCTCCAGGGCGCCCGTCTCGTCCCCTTCAACTGA
- the melC2 gene encoding tyrosinase MelC2: MTVRKNQATLTADEKRRFVDALIALKRSGRYDEFVTTHNAFILGDTDNGERTGHRSPSFLPWHRRFLLEFERALQSVDPTVALPYWDWTADRTARSSLWAPDFLGGTGRSRDGRVTDGPFAASTGNWPINVRIDGRTYLRRSLGSAVRQLPTRAEVDSVLAMSTYDMAPWNSVSDGFRNHLEGWRGVNLHNRVHVWVGGQMGTGVSPNDPVFWLHHAFVDKLWADWQRLHPGSPYVPAAGTPNVVDLNETMKPWNDTAPAALLDHTAHYTFDAA; this comes from the coding sequence ATGACCGTACGCAAGAACCAGGCGACCCTGACCGCCGACGAGAAGCGGCGTTTCGTCGACGCGCTGATCGCGTTGAAGCGCTCCGGCCGCTACGACGAGTTCGTCACGACGCACAACGCGTTCATCCTCGGCGACACCGACAACGGCGAACGTACGGGCCACCGTTCGCCGTCCTTCCTCCCCTGGCACCGCAGATTCCTGCTGGAGTTCGAGCGGGCCCTGCAGTCCGTGGACCCCACCGTCGCGCTGCCCTACTGGGACTGGACGGCCGACCGCACGGCACGCTCGTCCCTGTGGGCTCCGGACTTCCTCGGCGGCACCGGGCGCAGCCGCGACGGGCGCGTGACGGACGGGCCGTTCGCGGCGTCCACCGGGAACTGGCCGATCAACGTGCGCATCGACGGCCGGACCTACCTGCGGCGTTCCCTCGGGAGCGCGGTGCGGCAGTTGCCGACCCGGGCCGAGGTGGACTCCGTGCTGGCGATGTCCACGTACGACATGGCGCCCTGGAACAGTGTCTCGGACGGTTTCCGCAACCACCTGGAGGGCTGGCGGGGCGTGAACCTCCACAACCGGGTGCACGTCTGGGTGGGCGGCCAGATGGGCACCGGAGTCTCGCCCAACGACCCGGTCTTCTGGCTGCACCACGCGTTCGTCGACAAGCTGTGGGCCGACTGGCAGCGCCTGCACCCGGGTTCTCCGTACGTGCCTGCCGCCGGGACGCCGAACGTGGTCGACCTGAACGAGACGATGAAGCCGTGGAACGACACGGCCCCGGCGGCGCTGCTGGACCACACCGCGCACTACACGTTCGACGCGGCCTGA
- a CDS encoding ribonuclease H family protein, protein MIERMPERVVAACDGASKGNPGPAGWAWVVAEDDEIPSRWEAGPLGRATNNIAELTALERLLAATDPAVPIEIRMDSQYAMKAVTTWLPGWKRNGWRTAAGKPVANRELVVRIDELLDGRSVEFRYVPAHQVDGDRLNDFADRAASQAAIVQEPAGTELGSPEPPAAPDTAPSRWSAAKKSGKSGRPGARTGSSSSSASSRTIKAKFPGRCLCGRPYAAGEPIAKNDQGWGHPECRTAAAGAE, encoded by the coding sequence ATGATCGAGCGCATGCCGGAACGTGTTGTGGCCGCCTGTGACGGAGCGTCCAAGGGAAACCCCGGACCAGCGGGCTGGGCCTGGGTGGTCGCCGAGGACGATGAGATCCCTTCGCGCTGGGAGGCCGGCCCGCTGGGCAGGGCCACCAACAACATCGCCGAACTCACCGCGCTGGAGCGGCTGTTGGCGGCCACCGACCCGGCCGTCCCGATCGAGATCCGGATGGACTCCCAGTACGCGATGAAGGCGGTCACCACCTGGCTGCCCGGCTGGAAGCGGAACGGCTGGCGCACGGCCGCCGGCAAGCCGGTCGCCAACCGTGAACTCGTGGTCCGCATCGACGAGTTGCTGGACGGCCGCTCCGTGGAGTTCCGCTACGTCCCCGCGCACCAGGTCGACGGCGACCGCCTCAACGACTTCGCCGACCGTGCGGCGAGCCAGGCGGCCATCGTGCAGGAACCCGCCGGCACCGAGCTGGGCTCCCCGGAACCGCCGGCCGCGCCCGACACGGCCCCGTCCCGCTGGAGCGCGGCGAAGAAGTCCGGGAAGTCCGGCAGGCCCGGCGCCCGTACCGGCTCGTCCTCGTCCTCGGCGTCGTCCCGCACGATCAAGGCGAAGTTCCCCGGCCGCTGCCTGTGCGGCCGCCCGTACGCCGCCGGTGAGCCCATCGCCAAGAACGACCAGGGCTGGGGCCACCCGGAGTGCCGCACGGCGGCGGCCGGAGCCGAGTAG
- a CDS encoding VOC family protein — protein MAAHPEGTPCWADAMFSDVEGAKSFYGDVLGWTFGESSSEYGNYTQAYVDGKAVAAVVPPMPGQEGQSAWCLYFASSDVNATAAKVRDNGGEVLMEPMQVGEFGSMLLARSPDHVVFGVWQAGIHEGFEAMGVPGAYIWAEIFTREPEKSDTFFPAVFSFRAKQMDDPHSPQMDFRVFDLGKGPLLGRMKMTAEDFPPEVPSYINVYFSVPDCDDAVARATKLGGVLRFGPMDTPFGRFAALSDPQGASFSVIDVTRTQGEMPALSDVG, from the coding sequence ATGGCCGCACATCCCGAGGGAACGCCCTGTTGGGCCGACGCGATGTTCAGCGACGTCGAGGGGGCGAAGAGTTTCTACGGCGACGTACTGGGCTGGACGTTCGGCGAGTCGTCCTCCGAGTACGGCAACTACACGCAGGCGTACGTGGACGGCAAGGCGGTTGCGGCGGTCGTCCCGCCGATGCCCGGCCAGGAGGGCCAGTCCGCCTGGTGCCTGTACTTCGCCTCGTCCGACGTGAACGCCACCGCGGCCAAGGTCCGTGACAACGGCGGCGAGGTGCTGATGGAGCCGATGCAGGTCGGCGAGTTCGGCTCCATGCTGCTGGCCCGCTCCCCGGATCACGTCGTCTTCGGCGTCTGGCAGGCAGGCATCCACGAGGGCTTCGAGGCCATGGGTGTGCCCGGCGCGTACATCTGGGCCGAGATCTTCACCCGTGAACCCGAGAAGTCCGACACGTTCTTCCCGGCCGTCTTCTCGTTCCGGGCCAAGCAGATGGACGACCCCCACAGCCCCCAGATGGACTTCCGGGTCTTCGACCTGGGGAAGGGCCCGCTGCTCGGCCGGATGAAAATGACCGCGGAGGACTTCCCGCCCGAGGTGCCCTCGTACATCAACGTGTACTTCAGCGTTCCCGACTGCGACGACGCGGTGGCCAGGGCCACCAAGCTGGGCGGCGTCCTGCGCTTCGGCCCGATGGACACCCCCTTCGGCCGCTTCGCCGCGCTGAGCGACCCGCAGGGCGCGTCGTTCTCGGTCATCGACGTCACCAGGACACAGGGCGAGATGCCGGCGCTCTCGGACGTCGGCTGA
- a CDS encoding DUF6153 family protein, whose protein sequence is MSGRTFRRTALPCARGRSAHLMLVVALALTTFLLFCAGSPPGEAPAQRPHSVSAGPSAKGFGAAWASQVERDPCEHGPGGHDCHAPDPAAVLGQVPLPGADHTAASWQPATAPAPVALDGYREPGRARPPDLHELQLLRV, encoded by the coding sequence ATGTCCGGCCGAACCTTCAGACGTACGGCGCTGCCGTGCGCCCGGGGCCGGTCGGCACACCTGATGCTCGTGGTCGCGTTGGCCCTGACCACGTTCCTGTTGTTCTGCGCGGGCTCGCCTCCCGGTGAGGCCCCGGCGCAGCGCCCGCATTCGGTGTCGGCGGGGCCGTCTGCGAAGGGGTTCGGCGCCGCGTGGGCGAGCCAGGTGGAGCGCGACCCCTGTGAGCACGGTCCCGGCGGGCACGACTGTCACGCCCCCGACCCCGCCGCGGTGCTGGGCCAGGTTCCGCTGCCCGGCGCCGACCACACCGCCGCGTCCTGGCAGCCCGCCACGGCGCCGGCCCCGGTGGCGCTCGACGGTTACCGGGAGCCGGGGCGGGCCCGCCCTCCCGATCTCCACGAACTGCAGTTGCTCCGCGTCTAG
- a CDS encoding DUF3105 domain-containing protein, which yields MASSKAKANNSGPKGKNNSPKAREAARRARVEEIRKAEQARERRMRMLMIGVTTVILAGLVGGGWYLIDSAQQKEEAEAAAKAAPVDGVKSWSKLTQNHVAEPVDYKMSPPVGGDHNQVWVNCDKQVYTKAVPNENAVHALEHGAVWVTYNDKAAKADVESLTGLVKKTTYTFMSPYEDQSSPIVLSAWEHQLKVDKASDPRVQKFLTKYVQGEQTPEPGAACSGGMTP from the coding sequence ATGGCTTCATCCAAGGCGAAGGCCAACAACAGCGGCCCCAAGGGCAAGAACAACAGCCCGAAGGCGAGGGAGGCGGCGCGGCGCGCCCGCGTCGAGGAGATACGCAAGGCGGAGCAGGCCCGTGAGCGGCGCATGCGCATGCTCATGATCGGCGTCACCACCGTGATCCTCGCCGGACTCGTCGGCGGCGGCTGGTACCTGATCGACTCCGCCCAGCAGAAGGAGGAGGCGGAGGCCGCGGCGAAGGCTGCGCCGGTGGACGGCGTGAAGAGCTGGTCGAAGCTCACCCAGAACCACGTCGCCGAGCCCGTCGACTACAAGATGAGCCCGCCGGTGGGCGGCGACCACAACCAGGTCTGGGTCAACTGCGACAAGCAGGTGTACACCAAGGCCGTGCCGAACGAGAACGCGGTGCACGCGCTGGAGCACGGCGCCGTCTGGGTCACGTACAACGACAAGGCGGCCAAGGCCGACGTCGAGTCGCTGACCGGGCTCGTGAAGAAGACGACGTACACGTTCATGAGTCCCTACGAGGACCAGTCCTCGCCCATCGTGCTGAGCGCCTGGGAGCACCAGCTGAAGGTGGACAAGGCGTCCGACCCCCGGGTGCAGAAGTTCCTCACCAAGTACGTTCAGGGCGAGCAGACGCCGGAGCCGGGTGCCGCGTGCTCCGGCGGCATGACTCCGTGA